The genomic window ccagaagctgtgccaccggagaaggaagcgccagaagctgtgccaccaaagaaggaagtaccagaagctgtgccaccggagaaagaagtaccagaagctgtgccaccgaagaaagaagtgccagaagctgtgccaccgtagaaagaagtaccagaagctgtgccaccgaagaaggaagtaccagaagctatgccaccggagaaggaagtgccagaagctgtgccaccggagaaggaagtaccagaagctgtgccatcGGAGacggaagtaccagaagctgtgccaccggagaaagaagtaccagaagctgtgccactggagaaggaagtgccagaagctgtgccaccggagaaggaagtgccagaagctgtgccaccggagaaagaagtaccagaagctgtgccactggagaaggaagtcccagaagctgtgccaccggagaaggaagtgccagaagctgtgctaccgaagaaggaagtaccagaagctgtgccaccggagaaggaagtgccagaagctgtgccaccgaagaaggaagtaccagaagctgtgccaccggagaaagaagtaccagaagctgtgccaccgaagaaggaagtaccagaagctgtgccaccggagaaagaagtgccagaagctgtgccaccgaagaaggaagtaccagaagctgtgccaccggagaaggaagtgtcagaagctgtgccaccggagaaggaagtgccagaagctgtgccaccggagaaggaagtaccagaagctgtgccaccggagaaagaagtaccagaagctgtgccaccgaagaaggaagtgccagaagctgtgccaccggagaaggaagtgccagaagctgtgccaccggagaaggaagtgccagaagctgtgccaccgaagaaggaagtactagaagctgtgccaccggagaaagaagtaccagaagctgtgccaccgaagaaggaagtgccagaagctgtgccaccggagaaggaagtaccagaagttgtgccaccgaagaaggaagtaccagaagctgtgccaccgaagaaggaagtactagaagctgtgccaccggagaaagaagtaccagaagctgtgccaccggagaaggaagtaccagaagctgtgccaccggagaaggaagtgccagaagctgtgccaccggagaaggaagtaccagaagcagtgccaccggagaaagaagtaccaaaagctgtgccaccgaagaaggaagtgccagaagctgtgccaccgaagaaggaagtgccagaagctgtgccaccggagaaagaagtaccagaagctgtgccaccgaagaaaaaagtgccagaagctgtgccaccgaagaaggaagtatcagaagctgtgccaccgaagaaggaagtaccagaagctgtgccaccggagaaggaagtaccagaagctgtgccaccggagaaagaagtaccagaagctgtgccaccgaagaaggaagtgccagaagctgtgccaccgaaggaagtaccagaagctgtgccaccggagaaggaagtaccagaagctgtgccaccggagaaggaagtgccagaagctgtgccaccgaagaaggaagtaccagaagctgtgccaccggagaaggaagtaccagaagctgtgtcATAGAAgaaagaagtaccagaagctgtgccaccggagaaggaagtgccagaagctgtgccaccgaagaaagaagtaccagaagctgtgccaccggagaaggaagtgccagaagctgtgccaccggagaaagaagtaccagaagctgtgccaccggagaaggaagtaccagaagctgtgccaccgaagaaggaagtgccagaagctgtgccaccggagaaggaagtgccagaagctgtgccaccggagaaagaagtaccagaagctgtgccaccggagaaggaagtgccagaagctgtgccaccgaagaaggaagtaccagaagctgtgccaccggagaaggaagcgccagaagctgtgccaccgaagaaggaagtaccagaagctgtgccaccggagaaagtagtaccagaagctgtgccaccgaagaaggaagtgccagaagctgtgccaccggagaaagaagtaccagaagctgtgccaccggagaaggaagtaccagaagctgtgccaccggagaaggaagtgccagaagctgtgccaccgaagaaggaagtgccagaagctgtgccaccggagaaggaagtaccagaagctgtgccaccggagaagaaagtgccagaagctgtgccaccggagaaggaagtaccagaagctgtgccaccgaagaaggaagtgccagaagctgtgccaccgaagaaggaagtaccagaagctgtgccaccgaagaaggaagtgccagaagctgtgccaccgaagaaggaagtaccagaagctgtgccaccgaagaaggaagtgccagaagctgtgccaccggagaaggaagtaccagaagctgtgccaccggagaaagaagtaccagaagctgtgctaccgaagaaggaagtgccagaagctgtgccaccggagaaggaagtaccagaagctgtgccaccggaaaaagaagtaccagaagctgtgccaccggagaaggaagtgccagaagctgtgccaccgaagaaggaagtaccagaagctgtgccaccggagaaggaagtaccagaagctgtgccaccggagaaagaagtaccagaagctgtgccaccggagaaggaagtgccagaagctgtgccagcgaagaaggaagtaccagaagctgtgccaccgaagaaggaagtgccagaggctgtgccaccggagaaagaagtaccagaagctgtgccaccggagaaggaagtgccagaagctgtgccaccggagaaggaagtaccagaagctgtgccaccggagaagaaagtgccagaagctgtgccaccgaagaaggaagtgccagaagctgtgccaccggagaaggaagtgccagaagctgtgccaccggagaaagaagtaccagaagctgtgccaccggagaaggaagtaccagaagctgtgccaccggagaaagaagtaccagaagctgtgccaccggagaaggaagtgccagaagctgtgccaccgaagaaggaagtaccagaaactgtgccaccgaagaaggaagtgccagaagctgtgccaccggagaaggaagtgccagaagctgtgccaccggagaaggaaggaccagaagctgtgccaccggagaaggaagtgccagaagctgtgccaccggagaaagaagtaccagaagctgtgccaccggagaaggaagtaccagaagctgtgccaccggagaaggaagtaccagaagctgtgccaccgaagaaggaagtgccagaagctatgccaccggagaaggaagtgccagaagctgtgccaccggagaaggaagtgccagaagctgtgccaccggagaaggaagtgccagaagctgtgccaccggagaaggaagtgccagaagctgtgccgccgaagaaggaagtgccagaagctgtgccaccggagaaagaaGCACCAGAAGCTGTGCCCCCgaagaaggaagtgccagaagctgtgccaccggagaaggaagtgccagaagctgtgccaccggagaaggaagtgccagaagctgtgccaccggagaaggaagtgccagaagctgtgccaccggagaaggaagtgccagaagctgtgccaccggagaaggaagtaccagaagctgtgccgccgaagaaggaagtgccagaagctgtgccaccggagaaggaagtaccagaagctgtgccaccggagaaagaagtaccagaagctgtgccaccggagaaggaagtgccagaagctgtgccaccgaagaaggaagtaccagaagctgtgccaccggagaaggaagtgccagaagctgtgccaccgaagaaggaagtaccagaagctgtgccaccggagaaggaagtaccagaagcaagggccgagaggaagtggaaaggaacgaggaagaggagcagtGGAGCGGTGGCTGTGTTGGAGTGGAAGAGACAGCTGGCGGGTCATTGGTGGATGTGGAGGACACTTCTATTAACGAGACAGAACTGCGTGCCCATTGTGGGGGGTGTTCGCTCAAAACGACGGAGGCAGCCACCAGAGTGAATAATGTTTTATGTAGTTAATTAAGATGAAATGATGAACAAATATGTTTTTGTGTAAAGGAAATAATGTATGCTTCATTTTATGTTAAATATGCGGCCGGGTCGGCCTTTTGTAAGGAGGGGGCAatgctacaccaccctctgttaatgtttttgaatttcgcgggtgttttggtgtggagggtggagtctcgtcccgcagagagagatcgcccgggactctcgccTGAGGAAGACGTGTTCGCGACCCATCCCctcgtttccccgcctgagaCTGTAATCATCACCCTGTGTTTGACGTGCCGTAATTCCTGAGGATTGATAAACCCCTTAGTGAAGTGAATAGTGTTTATTTCGACCTGAGAGCTCCTAAGACAAGGGGACTAggagtgctcgcctccacgtgcacactcggacctttaacggctgctgaggttagcgtgctatcctgtggtcgtttgagcttaacaatatatatatatatatatatatatatatatatatatatatatatatatatatatatatatatatatatatatatatatatatatatatatatatatatatatatatatatatataagtatatgtataatatatatatatatatatatatatatatatatatatatatatatatatatatatatatatatatatatatatatatatatatatatatatttatatatacgtatatatatatacatatatatatatacatatataaatatatatatacatatatatatatgtgtatatatatatatatatatatatatatatatatatatatatatatatatatatatatatttatatatacgtatatatatgtatatatatatatatatatatatatatatatatatatatatatatatatatatacacatatatatatatatatatatatatatatatatatatatatatatatatgaatatatatatatatatacatatatattatgtatatatggatatatagatgtaaatatatatatatatatatatatatatatatatatatatatatatatatatatatatatatacatatatatatatacgtatatatatatacatatatatatatatatatatatatatatatatatatatatatatatatatgtatgtatgtatgtatgtatatatatacatatatacatatatatatatatatatatatatatatatatatatatatatatatatatatattatacatatatatatatatatatatatatatatatatatatatatatatatattatatataatatatatatataatatatataatatatatatatatatatatatatatgtatatatatatacatatatatatatatatattatgtatatatatatatatatatatatatatatatatatacataatatatatatatatatacatatatatacatatatatatatatatttatatatatacatatatatatgcatatatatatatatatatatatatatatatatatatatatatatatatatatatatatatatatgtgtgtgtgtgtgtgtgtgtgtatatatatatatatatatatatatatatatatatatatatatatatatatatatatatatatatatatatgcatacatatctatccatatacataagtatatatatatatatatatatatgtaatatatacatacatataatatatatatatatatatatatatatatatatatatatatatatatatatatatatacatatacatatatatatatatatatatatatatatatatatatatatatatatatatatatatatatatatatatatatatatatatacatatatatatatatatatatatatatatatatatatatatatatatatatatatatatatatatatatatatatatatatatatatatatatatatatatatatatatatatatatatatatatatatatatatatatattatattattgtatgtatatataggtatatatatatatctatatctatatatatatatatatatatctatatatatatatatatatatatatatatatttatatatatatatatatatatatatatatatatatatatatatatatattattgctattatcatatatatatatatatatatatatatatatatatatatatatatatatatatatatatatatatatgaatatatataaatatatgtatatatattatattattgtatgtatatatatatatatatatatatatatatatatatatatatatatatatatatatatatatatatatatatacatatatatatatatatatatatatatatatatatatatatatatatatatatatatatatatatgtatatatatattattgctattatcatatatatatatatatatatatatatatatatatatatatatatatatatatatatatatatatatatataaatgtatatatatatatatacatataaatagatagatagatagatagatagatatagatagatagattgataattgttatatattattttattttcatatcattaatgttatcatttgatatatatatatatatatatatatatatatatatatatatatatatatatatatatatatatatatatatatatatatatgtttatatatatatatatatatattatatatatatatatatatatatatatttatttatatatatatatatatatatatgtatatatttatatatatatatatatatatatatatatatatatatatatatatatatatatatatatatatatatatatgtgtgtgtgtgtgtgtgtgtgtgtgtgtgtgtgtgtgtatgtatgtatatatatatatatacacacacatatatttatatacatacatatatatatatatatatatatatatatgtatgtatatatatatatatatatatatatatatatatatatatatatatatatatatatatatatgtgtgtgtgtgtgtgtgtgtgtgtgtgtgtgtgtgtgtgtgtgtgtgtatatatatatataaatatatatatatatatatatatatatatatatatatatatatatatatatatatacatatatatgtatatatatatatacatatttatttattattatatatcattacatattatatgtgttattatatataacaaTCTCATTTTCACGCTATCAagcatagtcattatcattatctgtcggCGGCTTCTCCTAATGATTCGCTTAACCGAATGACTTGATCAAGCAATCGGTTACTGCCCTGATTTGGAATCGTTCTCTCGATTCCttgggaaggatatatatatatatatatatatatatatatatatatatatatatatatatatatatatatatatatatatatatatatatatatatatatatatatatatatatatatatatatatatatatatatatatatatatataataacgtaCGACTCGGTGTTTCCGGCTCGTCTGTCTGGGAGCTCCttatcaacatatagtgataataataattacgtatGCACCTTCAACTGCCGTGCGCCGGTGATGGGCATCGTTCATGTCCAGGGCGCCGCGGGGCCGGGGGTAGAGGGGGGCCGGGGGTACAGGGGGGCCGGGGGTACAAGGGGGCCGGGGGTACAGGGGGGCCGGGGGTACAGGAGGGCCTGGGGGTACTGGGGGGCTGGGGGTACTGGAGGCTGGGTGTACAGGGGGGCTGGAGGTACAGGGAGGCCGGGGGTACAGGAGGGCCTGGGGATACAGGGGGGCTGGGGGTACAGGGGGGCCGGGGGTACAGGGGGGCCGGGGGTACAAGGGGGCTGGGGGTACAGGGAGGCCGGGGGTACAGGAGGGCCTGGGGGTACAGGGGGGCCGGGGGTACAGGGGGGCCGGGGGTACAAGGGGGCCGGGGGTACAGGGGGGCTGGGGGTACAGGGGGGCCGGGGGTACAAGGGGGCCGGGGGTACTGGGGGGCCGGGGGTACAGGCGGCTGGGGGTACAGGGGGGCTGGGGGTACTGGGGGGCCGGGGGTACAAGGGGGCCGGGGGTACAAGGGGGCCGGGGGTACAGGGGGGCTGGGGGTACAAGGGGGCCGGGGGTACAGGGGGGCCGGGGGTACAGGCGGCTGGGGGTACAGGGGGGCCGAGGGTACAGGGGGCTGGGGGTGCAGGGGGGCCGGGGGGTACAGGGGGCGCGGGGGTACAGGGGGCTGGGGGTACAGGGGGCTGTGGGTATAGGGGGGCTGGGGGTACGGAGGTGCTGGGGTACGGAAGGCATGGGGGTACCGAGGAGGCTGGGGGTACAGGGGGCTGGAGGTACAGGGGGGCCGGGGGTACAGGAGGGCCTGGGGGTACAGGGGGGCCGGGGGTACAGGGGGGCTGGGGGTATAGGGGGACTGGGGGCTGGGGGTACAGGGGGGCCGGGGGTACAGGGGGGCTGGGGGTACGGAAGGACTGGGGGTACAGGGGGCTTGGGGTACAGGGGGGCCGGGGGTACAGAGGGGCAGGGGGTACAGGGGGGCTGGGGGTACGGAGGTGCTGGGGGGTATGAAAGGGATGGGGACatagaagggggtgggagtaCAGGGGGGATGGGGGCACAGAGGAAGCTGGGGGTACGGAAGGGATGGGGGTACAGGGGGGTTAGGGGTACGGAGGAGGCTGGGGACATAGGGGGAATGGGAGTATAGAGGAGGCagggggtacatatatatatatatatatatatatatatatatatatatatataaatatatatatatatatatatatatatatatatatatatatatatgtatatatatataaatatatatatatatatatatatatatatatatatatatatatatatatgtatatatatatatatatatatatatatatatatatatatatatatatatatatatatatagatacatatatatatatgtatacatatttatttattattatatatcattacatattatatgtattattatatataataatctcaTTTTCACGTTATCAagcatagtcattatcattatctgtcggCGGCTTCTCCTAATGATTCGCTTAACCGAATGACTTGATCAAGCAATCGGTTACTGCCCTGATTTGGAATCGTTCTCTCGATTCCttgggaaggatatatatatatatatatatatatatatatatatatatatatatatatatatatatatatatatatatatatatataataacgtaCGACTCGGTGTTTCCGGCTCGTCTGTCTGGGAGCTCCttatcaacatatagtgataataataattacgtatGCACCTTCAACTGCCGCGCGCCGGTGATGGGCATCGCTCATGTCCAGGGCGCCTCGGGGCCGGGGGtacaagggggggcgggggtacagGGGGGCCGGGGGTACAGGGGGGCTGGGGGTACAGGGGGGCTGGGGGTACAGAGGAGGCTGGGGGTACAGGGGGGCCGGGGGTACAGGAGGGCCTGGGGGTACAGGGGGGCCGGGGGTACTGGAGGCTGGGTGTACAGGGGGGCTGGAGGTACAGGGAGGCCGGGGGTACAGGAGGGCCTGGGGATACAGGGGGGCTGGGGGTACAGGGGGGCCGGGGGTACAGGGGGGCCGGGGGTACAGGGGGGCCGGGGGTACAGGGGGCTGGGGGTACAAGGGGGCTGGGGGTACAGGGAGGCCGGGGGTACAGGAGGGCCTGGGGGTACAGGGGGGCCGGGGGTAACGGGGGCTGGGGGTACAGGGGGGCTGGGGGTACAGGGAGGCCGGGGGTACAGGGGGGCTGGGGGTACAGGGGGGCCGGGGGTACAGGGGGGCCGGGGGTACAGGGGGGCTGGGGGTACAGGGAGGCCGGGGGTACAGGAGGGCCTGGGGGTACAGGGGGCTGGGGGTACAGGAGGGCCTGGGGGTACAGGGGGGCTGGGGGTACAGGGGGACTGGGGGTACGGAAGGGATGGGGGTACAGAGAAGGCTGGGGAcataggagggggtggaagtaCAGGGGGGATGAGGGTACAGAGGACGCTGGAGGTACAGTGTGCTGGGGGTACGGAAGGGATGGGGCTACAGGGGGGTTAGGGGTACGGAGGAGGCTGGGGACATAGGGGGAATGGGAGTATAGAGGAGGCTGGGGGTACGGGGGGGCTGAGGACATAGGGGGGATGGGTGTACAGAGGGGGCTGGGGGTACGGGGGGATGGTTAAGGGGAGGAAcaagggggtcgggagggggagaaggaggaggagaataggaaggtgagagagaagaggataggaaagaaagaaagagaaacagaaggaggagggggaagtggaggagcaggaggaagaagagaagaaagaaaaaagaggggaaaagaaggagggttaataataggaggagaataagagattaAGAAGAAATTGAGTGaaacaaagaggaaagggaagagaactaTAAAGggtaaagggtgaaggaggaggattaggagcaggaaaaggaaaagaagagatggggagaaaatggattagaaaaagggaggagaaaaatgggATAAAGACggatgaagaggaataaaagaaagaaagagagtagatacAAGTCAAAAGGAGGGAACAGAAAGTAGATAAAGACGAAAGGGACATgaggtaaaaaagagaagaaagacacaaaaaaaggatagaaaaaaaggaaaaaaagagataaaaaatgcaagaagagcaaaaacaagaaaccaaagataggaaagaagaaaaaagaacagcagaagaaaaataaatagggaagaaagagagagagatagaagaaagaacaaatccagaagggggaataagaaaaagataagtgaAGGCCGGTGTttaggaagaatagaaaaagcgataaagaaagagaataaagaaagaaagagataaaggagaagggcCAGCCACATTATTTCGGAAGGAAAATGGTACGGGTAATGATACCAGCAGCAGCATCAATGgtagtggtaatagcagtagtagaagttgtagtattGTAGTAgccgtaatagtagtagtagtgggaatagtgttatcattatcatcattagtagtagtagtagtactagtagtaataatagcattagttGTATTAGATGATggaatagtaagaatagtagtagtagtagtaaaagtagtaaaagtagcaacagtagttatagctttattactattactactatatacatatgtatatatatacatatatatatatatatatatatatatatatatatatatatatatatatatatatatatatacatatatatatatttatatatatatatgtatatatatatatatatatatatatatatatatatatacacatatatatatgtatatttatatacatatatgtatatatatatatatatatatatatatatatatatatatatatatatatatatatatatatatatatatatacatacatacatatatatatatatatatatatatatatatatatatatatatatatatatatatatatttgagtgtgtgtgtgtgtgtgtgtgtgtatttgtgtgtttgatacatacagacttttttttatacatacagacatacattcacacatatctatctatctatctatctatctatctatctatctatctatctgtctatatatatatatatatatatatatatatatatatatatatatatatatgtgtgtgtgtgtgtatgtgtgtgtgtgtgtgtgtgtgtgtgtgtgtgtgtgtgtgtgtgtgtgtgt from Penaeus vannamei isolate JL-2024 chromosome 5, ASM4276789v1, whole genome shotgun sequence includes these protein-coding regions:
- the LOC138861765 gene encoding uncharacterized protein, translating into MSPASSVPLTPLYPHPFRTPSFLCAPIPPHLRTPSPPVPPAPLYPRPPCTPSPLYPQSFRTPSPPVPPAPLYPQPPVPLYPQPPCTPGPPVPPGPPVPPAPLYLQPPVPPASSVPPCLPYPSTSVPPAPLYPQPPVPPAPCTPAPPVPPGPPAPPAPCTLGPPVPPAACTPGPPVPPAPLYPQPPCTPGPLVPPAPLYPRPPSTPSPPVPPAACTPGPPVPPAPLYPRPPCTPSPPVPPAPLYPRPPCTPGPPVPPGPPVPPASLYPQPPCTPGPPVPPAPLYPQPPCIPRPSCTPGLPVPPAPLYTQPPVPPAPQYPQALLYPRPPCTPGPLVPPAPLYPRPPSTPGPAAPWT
- the LOC138861766 gene encoding uncharacterized protein translates to MSSAPPYPQPPLYSHSPYVPSLLRTPNPPVAPSLPYPQHTVPPASSVPSSPLYFHPLLCPQPSLYPHPFRTPSPPVPPAPLYPQALLYPQPPVPPGPPVPPASLYPQPPCTPGPPVPPAPLYPQPPCTPGLPVPPAPLYPQPPLPPAPLYPQALLYPRPPCTPSPLVPPAPCTPGPPVPPAPLYPRPPCTPSPPVSPGPPVPPASLYLQPPCTPSLQYPRPPCTPRPSCTPGPPVPPASSVPPAPLYPQPPCTPGPPVPPPPLVPPAPRRPGHERCPSPARGS